AGTTCCGTGGGCAGGGCATTGGGGTCGACCGGCGGCATGTCCATCTCTTCGCGCAGGTCGATGATGTCCTGGCGGTCGGCTTCGTCGTCGGTGAGGTTCTGCTCCCGCTTGAGCTTGCGGTCCAGGCGTTTGAGCAGGTCGATTTTGTGCGCCTCGTCCTCTGGCAGCAGGTCCGCCACCGAGCGGGTCTGGAGCACCACCTGCTTGGGAAGCGTCGCGTCGGCCTTTTCGATGGCATCGATGAGGTCGTCGACCTGCTCGCGCGTCTCGACGCTGTAGACCGCCGGAGCAGAGTTGATGTTGAGCACATCCTGGGAGATCACGTCGACGCGGTCGATGGTGCCGCTGGTGGGCCGGTATTTCGATACGTCGAAATCGACCTTTGTATGGCGCGCCATCCAGACCGAACCCAGGGTGAGCACCGCGACTGCGGCCAGCATCGGCTTGCGATGGCGGATGGGGAAGAGGGCGAGCTTGCGGTAGATGGGCGCGGCGCTCGCCTCGCTCATTGCAAAGCCTGCGATTCCGCGGCGTTCCATCAGCATGAGCAGGGCCGGCATCATCAGCAGGATGCCGAAGCAGGCGATCAGGATGCCCGCGCCGGCAAGGATGCCGAACTGGGTGTAGCCGCGAAAATGTGCGGCCATGAGAAGGAAGAACGCCGCCGCCGAAGTGAGCGAGGCATAGATGCACGAGTGCCCGGTCTCCACCACAGTCAGCCGGATCGCCTCTTCCACGTCCTTACCCTGGCAGCGTTCCTCGCCGTAGCGGTTGACCAGGTGGATACAGAAATCGATGCCCAGTCCGAAGAGGATCATTCCCAGGAAGGCGCTCATGGAGTTGAGACCCTTGGGGATGCTCAGGCTCGCAAGGGCGAAGACCCAGTGGACCGTCAGCGCCAGCGGCGCCAGCAATGCCAGTACCGCCCAGAAGGATCTGTAGACCAGAAGGATCATCAGGACGATGAGCACGCCGGTGAGAATGCCGCCGGCCTGCACGTCGCCATCGAGGATGTCGTTCTCATGCAGAAGCCCCATGTAGGGGCCGCCGTAGCTGAGCTTGATGTCGCCGAAATCACCCGCGGCGAGGGTGTCGGCCACCGTGTGACCGACCAGCGCGCGCACGTGACGCGCGGCCTCCACATCGTCGGGGAAGGCGCGGGGGGCCACCAGCACCAGCAGCTTTTCGCGCTTGGTGTCGGCGAAGTAGCTGAACCACTCATCGACGGCGTGTTTGTCCTTGATCTCGTCGAGGGTCTTGTCGGCCTTGCTCTCTACGCCGAGGTCGACGAAGAAGGCGCTGCGCTTGAGCTTTTCTTCCTTGAGCTTGCGCTCCATGGCCTCGACGAATTCATCGAGGTCCTCGGTGGGCATGTAGAGGAACTTGCGCTTCTCGAAGTAGTCGGTTTTGGTGCGGTAGCGGGCCTGGCGGATGAGCGGATCGGCCTCGAGCGGCGCGATCAGGCGCGAGGCGAAGTCGGCCATCTTCTCGATGGGCGCGCCCTCGATGACGACGATGAACTCGCCCAGGCCGTCGATTCTCTCGCTCAGCTCGTGCAGCCGCTGCATGGCGGGGCTGCTCTCGGGCAGCATCTCGGCGTAGTCATTGTTGATCTTGAGCTGGAAGATGCCCGGGGTGAGCGCCGCGGTGAGGATCAACGCCGCAAGCCAGATGAGGCCCGGACGGCGAATCGAGAGGGTCGCCAGCTTGTCGAGGATGCGTTGCATGGATGTCCGTGCTGCCGTTGAATTGCCCGGTTCCGGCGAACGCGGGATTGTTGCAGCGGCCCTGATTATTGCCCCGGCAGGGGGCGCGGAGTGTGACCGGCGCCACGGAATCCCTGCCCGGGTTGCGCTACTTTAGGGGCCACGGCGCGCCTCGTCTACTAACCGACAACTCAGTCAGGTACGGCTGGCCCTGGGTCGTTTTTGCCCTGATTTCAAAGTCTTGCGTGGCTCTCGACCCCGCCCCCCGAAATGAGTAAAGATTGGCCCCGAGATGAAACGCACAACCTTGAAACCAGCCATCACTGTCGTATTGAGCAGCCTGGCCGCCCTTGTCCTGGGAGCGGCCGTTTCCCCGGTTCGGCTCGCGCCCGATCAGATCGTGCGCAAGCACCCTGAACTGGCCTTCTGGCGCATGGGGCTTCCCTACGGTTCCGAAGCAGGGACCGAGCCCGCCCCGCGCGCCTTTGAGGAGATCGGCGGCTTCCTGCACATGACCGATGCCATGCGCGAGGCCGTCGACCGCCAGAGCGAGAAATTCGCCGAGCTGATCGAGGTGCGCGACGACCTCATCCGCCTGGACTTCGAGGACTTCTTTGAGCGCGACCACCCGCTGTTTTTCAACAAGCGCACCGGCGAGCGTGCCATCCGCGTCGAGGGCCTGTGGAACGACCGCGACCAGTACGACCTGTTCATCGGGAACCTGCCCTTCAACCAGCAGCGCCCGGTTCGCATGGGCAACCTGGCGGCGGAGTTCTCGGTCAAATACAGCGCCACCAACGAAGACGCCGTGCTGCTCAACACCAACGGTCACTTCGACATGGGCACCATGCTCTACCGCGAAATGCTCGAGAGCTGGCAGGTTCTGCAGACCCAGATGGACCGCAACCGCATCTTCACCGAGGAGTGGAACAAGAAAGTCTCCCTTTCGGGCGTGGGCATGGGCCCGGGCCTGGATGAGGACGACATCGAGGTCCTCTCGCAGATCTACGCCAGCATTCCCAACGTCATCGACGTCGTTTCGAAGTTCATGACCGTTGAGGACGTCGTCGACCTGGCCAAGGCCGTCAACGGTGAAGACGTCACGGAGCTGAACTGGACGCTCAAGCTCGACATGGAGAAGTTCGAGGAGTTCTATCCCGAGACCCTGGGCGAACTGGCCCTGCTGCTCGAAAAGGTGAGCTTCAATACGGTGCTGCGCACGGAATCGGGCGGCTCGCTCGCGCGGATTTCCTACAGCAACGAAAATCACCTGCTCGCCGTCCACATGCTGCTGCGCGATGGCGGCGTGGTCGTCGCCGACGCCGACGGCGTTCCGACGGATGAGACCGTCAACCCGGCCAGCGTGAAGTCGCTTTCCTATGTTGCGCAAACAAATGTGGTCGCCCACTTCCTTGGACTCCGTTTCTACATCGACAACCTGCCCATCGAGTGCACGTACCGCGCGGCCAGCGACTGGGACGCCGACAAGCGCCTCTCGAAGTTCCGGTTGCAGTTCCGCAAGGCGCCCGAAATTCACGCCGAGGGCGCGCTGTTCTACATCTTCCCTGCGGGGATGGTGAACTTCCTGAGCTTCGGCACCATGATCGGCGATGCCGAGGACTTCTTCGCCGGTATGGTGGAGGGCAACGACCGCGCCGGCGCCGTGCTCGACCTGGAGTTCATGGAATCCCAGGGCTATCACCGGCTTCGCGGCGACCTCACCGTGGAAGTCCCCTACAAGGCCATCAGCCCCATCGCGCGTGAATTCATCCAGCGCGAGTGGGACGACATCGGCAGCCCCTCCAGCGAGGAAAGCTTGCGCCTCATCGACGATCTCCGGATCGCCCTGCGCAAGGACTTTGAGAAGATCGACCCACGCAGGTGAGCAAACGCTTCCAACGCAGGCCCGGCAGGGCGCGGCGGCCCTCGGGTCTTCGCGTCTCGCTGCTGGCGTGCGCTCTGGCGCTGTGCCTGCCTGCGGCCGGGGCGCTCGCGCGGCGCACCATGCCACAGGAACTGGCGCGCTTTCCCGAGCGCCTGGGCTACTGGCGCACCATTCTGCCCTTCGGCTCCGAAGCGCCGGGCGACCCCACCGACCGCGCCTTTGACGAGATCGAGGAGCTCATTTCGCTGGTCCGCGAGATGCGCCTGGCCCTCGACCGCAATCCCGAGCAGACAAAGGCGCTCATCGACCTGCGCAACGCATTCATCAAGCTCGACCTGGACGAGGTGATGGAGAACCATCCCTACTTCTTCACCAAGCCCACCGGCGAGCGGGCCATGCGCATCGTGGGCACGTGGAAGAAGCCGGAATACGAGATCCAGCTCGGCGACGTGGAACTCTACCCCGCGCCGCCGCCCCAGATGGGGAACCTGGCCGGAGAGATTTCCTTCTCGCGCAACCGCTTCATTCCCGAGAGCATCAAGATGCGCTCGCACGCGCGGCTGGACCTGGGGCCGCTGCTCTTTCGCGAGCTGCTCGATAGCTGGGCCGTGTTCAACTACCAGATGGCGCAAAGCCGCATTCGCGCCGAGAAGTGGGCCGCGAAGGTGAAGATCCCAGGCGACGCCCTGGGCCCCAACGTGGACGAAGGCGACCGCGAGGCCTACGGCCAGTGGATGGCCAGCTTCCCCAAGACCGCCAGGCTGCTGCGTGAATTCGCGGTGGTCGACGACGTCGTGACCTTCCCGCCCACGGAGACCTTCGGTGACGCGACCTGGTTCAATCTCAACCTGCACATGGACACAGAGGCCTTCTCGCGGATCTACCCCAAGACCTACATCGAGCTGAAGTTCTTCTTCGAGCGCGTGACCTGGTCGGGCGCCTTTCGCACCAAAGACGGTGGCGAGTTCCTGCAGCTCGGCTACAACGCGGCCACGCGCAGCTTCTGGGTAAAGATGTTGCTCAAGGACGGCGGCATCGCCGTGACCGACGGTCTGGGAAGCCCGACGGGCAGGGTGCTCAGCCCGGTGGAGGTGAACGACCTCGAATACACCGTGGGCATCAATGCCCACGTGGACTTCTACGGCCTGGATCTCGACATCCGCGGTTTCCCCCTCGACTGCAAGTATATCGGCCCGCAGGACTGGTCGGTGGACGCCCGCCAGGCGGAGTTCGCCGTGCGCTACCACCGGCCGCCCACGGTGAAGGTCTCGGGCGCCTACTACAACCTGTTTCCCACCTGGTTCATCGACATGATCATCCCCGGCACGCTTGAGGAGCGCTTCACGACCTTCTTCACCCTGATGGCGCGCGGCAACGGCGGCGACGGGGTGATGAGCCTGATCGACTTCGAGGAAGCCCACGGCCAGCACCGCATGGCCGGCGAGCTCTCGCTGGAATTGCCCTACCAGATCATCAGCCCGGTCGCGAAGTGGGTCATCGAGCGCGAATGGGCCGAGCTGACCGAGCGTCCCGACCCCCAGGCCCGCCGCCTGCTGGACGACCTGCGCCTCGCCATCCTCGAAGACTTCCAGCGCATCGACCCGAGAAAAGAACCGGGCAAATATTACCCGGGCAAGTGAACCGCGTTCGCCCAAAAACGGGCCCCATTCGGGGCCCGTTTTTTTGTGACAATGTGCGGGTCATCTCGGTCCATCTTGGGTCATTACGGGTCAAAGCGGGTCATCTTGGGTCACGGGCGGTTGCGCATCCGCAAGAAATTCCCACAATGAAGAAGAGGAATGACCGCCCCTGCTCCCCCCTCGGGGGAGCTGTCACCGAAGGTGACTGAGGGGGTGGTCGAGGCTGCACGCCGCAGCGCTGATCGCCGTCTGCACGACCCCCTCAGTCCGACCGGGCCGGACAGCTCCCCCGGGAGGGGGAGCAGGGAAGGAACACATGAACACCCGCGCACTCGCCAGAGACCTCCTCGAAGACTTCGCGCAAACCCGCGGTCCGCTCATGCGCAATCCCGCGTGGGCGGTGATGCGTGCGATTGCGCTGGCGATGCTCGCGCAGATCCTTCGCGAGGCCCGCGACCCGAATCTCCGCGTGATGGCGGCCGGGGCGCTGGAAACACACACCGGCGCGGCGCCCTCGAAGCGCGGGGCCAGCAAGAAGGAATGGGCCGTTGCGAGTGCACTCTTCGCCGACGTGGTGCGGGTGGCGGTGGCGCAGGTAGATGAACTCACAAAGCGCGAGGCGCTTGCCGACCTGCTGGCCGGTGACGACGAGAGCGATCCCTTCGAGCGCTACTGGAAGTGGCTTCCGACTGCGACGATCTTCGCTACGCTCCTTGAGGGGCCGACGATTGCGTTGCAGCTCCAGGCTGCCAGGTGGATCCTGTCGCGGAGCCGCGCGCTGGCGGAGAGGGTGGGCTACGGAAAGCCAACCATCCCTGCTCCCCCTGCGGGGGAGCTGTCCCCGAAGGGGACTGAGGGGGTGCCGGGAGCTGCGCAAAAGAAATCCGATCGTCCTGCCGCGACCCCCTCAGCCGCCTGCGGCGGCAGCTCCCCCGGAGGGGGAGCAGGGCGGAGCTGCGTTCACGACCGCCGCCGTGACGCGCTCTTGGGGCAAGAAAAAAATATTTGGAAACTGTAAACGAGATTGGAGAGAGAAAAACACGGAGACGAGCAACCAGCCATTCACCGATGTAACCCGCGCGGCACCGGGCTTCCCACGCCGGTTCCGGCGAAATACCCTGCGCGTAGCGGAGGAAAAACCATGAGCGAGCAGCCACATGTCGTGATCATCGGGGGCGGATTTGCCGGGCTCAACGCGGCGCGGGCGCTCTCGGGCGCGCCGGTGCGGGTGACGCTGCTCGACCGCCGCAATCATCACCTGTTCCAGCCGCTTCTCTACCAGGTCGCCACGGCGGGGCTCTCGGCCATCGACATTGCCGAACCCATCCGCCGCGTGCTGGGCCGGCAAAGGAACGCGCGCGTGCTGCTGGCCGATGTCGGTGGCATCGATCTGGCCGCGCGCAAGGTTCGCTGGGAGGGCGGCGAACTCGATTACGACTACCTGCTCGTCGCCGCCGGGGCTACCGATTTTTATTTCGGCCACGACCACTGGCGCGCAAACGCGCCGGGACTCAAGAGTATCCAGGATGCGCTCCGGATCCGCACGAGGATCCTGCAGGCCTTCGAGCGTGCCGAGCTCGAGGAGGATCCGGCCGAGCGCGAGCGACTGCTGACTTTCGTGGTGATCGGTGGCGGCCCCACCGGCGTGGAGCTCGCAGGGGCCATCTCCGAGCTGGCGCGGCTCACGCTGCAGCACGAGTTTCGCGGCTTCGATCCACGCAGCACGCGGATCATCCTGCTCGAAGGGGGAGCGCGCATTTTGCCCATGTTCCCCGAACAGCTTTCGGCGCGTGCTCTCTCGCAGCTCCAGGGGATGGGCGTCGAAGTGCGAGCCGGGGCGATGGTGACGGACATCGATGCGGGCGGCGCGCGCATCGGCGAGGAGAAGATTCACGCGCGCACCGTGCTCTGGGCCGCGGGAGTCGCCCCCTCGCCCCTGGCGAGGTTGCTGGAGACGCCGCTCTCGGCGCGCGGACTGGTGGTGGTGGAGAGTGACCTCTCACTGCCCGCTCACCCGGAGGTCTTCGTCGCGGGAGATCTGGCCTACGTCGAGAGCGCAGGCGAAGCCGTTCCCGCGCTGGCACCCGCCGCCATTCAGGAGGGCCGCCACGCGGCAGCCAATATCCTGCGCCGGACCCGGGGCGAGCCCACGCGGGAGTTCCACTATCTGGACAAGGGAATGATGGCCACCGTCGGCCGGAAGGCGGCGGTGGCGAGTTTTGCCGGCATACAACTCTACGGCCTGTTTGCCTGGCTGATGTGGCTGGTGGTCCACATCTTTTTCCTGATCGGTTTTCGAAACCGGTTTGTGGTGATGTTCGAGTGGATCGGCGCCTATTTCACCTACCGTCGCAGCGCGCGGCTGCTCATCGAACGCGAGCCCGACGGCGAAGGCTGAGCCTAGTCCTCGCTGCTTTCCTTCGACGGTACGACCATGACCGGGCAGGGGGCGTGACGCACCAGGCGCTCGGCGACCGAGCCCATGAGGACGTGGCCGATGCCGGTGCGGCCGTGGGTGGCGGTGACGATCAGGTCGATGTTGTTGCGCTTGGCAAAGCGCGCGATTTCCAGCGGGGGCGAGCCCGCGGCGACGAGGCCATCGACTTTTACGTCCTTGCCGTATTCGTCGACCAGCTTGCGGATGAGCTCGCGGGCGTTTTCTTCCAGGCGCTCGACCATCTCGCCCTGGGGCAGCACGCCGGCCAGTGCAAGCGGCGCTGCGGCGGCGGGCTCGACGATGTGGAGCAGGTGCACCTCCGCACCGAACTGGCGGGCCATGGCGATGCCTGCGTCGATGGCGCGCTTGCTGCACGCGGAGAAATCGATGGGGATGAGAATCTGTTTGAACTCCATCACGGGACCCGCCTTGGAAACCGGGCTCGGCTGCTTGTTGTGCCGGCGCCCTTCATGGAACCCGATTCCGCGGCGCGGGTCAATGACCGTCGTCATGGCGTCTGCTGGCGCGGGCCGGCACGCGCGGCTAGGCTTGGCCCCGTGGCATCGAGCGCAACTTTCACATTCCAGGTCGAACTCCAGCACAACTACCAGCCGAAGATGCAGGGGAAGATCGTCATCGGGCAGATCGAGTACGAGACGCTCGAACACGTCGTGCTCAAATTTCTGGGCTGGTGCGTCTTCTATCACGAGCGCCTTGCCATCGAGAAGAAGATCGACGATCTCTTCGAGCCCGACCTCGTCCTGCAGGGCTACGACGGGACGGTCCATCTGTGGGTCGAGTGCGGAAAGGTTTCCATCCACAAGCTCAACAAGCTCACCAAGCGCTACCCGGGCTCGCGGATCTACGTGCTGCTGGCCTCCGAGCGCGACGCCCGCCAGATGGCTGAGCAGATTCGCAAAAAAGTGGACAAGCCGGCGGCCATCCGGCTGGTGGCCTTTACCGAGGACGTGGTCGGCACGTTCCTGCCCACGCTGATGAACAAGAACGAAGTGTGGTGCAATCTTTCCTGGCCCGAGAACATCGAGGACGCCGTGGCGGCCGACGTAATGGAAATGGAAATGACGATGAACGGCTCGTGGATTCACTGCCCGCTCAGCGTGACGAAAATGGTTGGCTAGTCGAGGGAGTCGGGGGACTTCTGCTTGGCTTTGACCGGGCGCCAGAAGACCGAGCGGGCGAGAATGGCCATGGACTCGACGAGCTCGGCGTCGCTCTCACCGTCTTCCACATTGCCGGTCAGGCCCATGGTGTTGGTCACGCTCCACGAGATGCCCAGCTCGCGCGAGCTGTCCTTCATGAAGCCCACAACCCGTTCGATGTCGCGGTAGACACGCCGGTCGGCGCCGATTCCCAGGGCCTTGGGGATGGTGAAGAGCCGGCAGAAGCCGATGATCTCGTTGTCGCGGGTGGCGAGCTGGATGGAGCTTTCGAACCAGCGGTGACCATCATTCCAGCGCTCAAGGATCTTGCTGAGTTCCTTGCGCTCCTTTTGATTGGTGACCGGGTCGGTAACGCCCGCTTCGGGCCGTTGCGTCTTCCCATTGATGATGAGGATGTTGCTGACTTCCTCGCTCTGGGAGAGCTTTTCCCAGTAGGGCTTGGTGCGCCCCAGGGCGGAGAAGATCATGAGCTTGGTCATGGCCAGCGGGCCGAGGACGGGCAGGAGGATGACATTGATCCAGCCGGTGCGGGTGAGAAGCTTGACTGCGACGAACGCCACCACCGAGATCGCCAGAATCTGACCCCAGGGAAGCTCGTTCGTGTCAAGTGCGGTCATTTCGGGGTGTAGGCTCCTCCGAGGGTGAGCTGAAGAGGTGCCAAGTAGAGCTGACCCGTTTCGGGATCACGCAACTGCACTTCGAGGATGACTTCAAGCTCTCCCCTCCTTTCTACCGCATTGAGGGCCACCATCTCCAGCCTTTTCGGGGCTTCATCGGTTTCGCCTGCTTCGTGCGCGGGCGCCTCGGCGGCCGGAGCCTCTCCAAACGAGTCCGAGACGTCGATTTCGACCTCGAAACTCTCTTCGTCGGACTGGGCCGGGGCGGCCTCCTGTTCGGTCGAAGGGGCAGGGATTGAAGTCGGGTCGGGCCCAAGGCCGGCCAGCGCGTCTTCCTCTTCGTCGTCGTTGATCGAGGATTCGAGCGAAGGCGCCGGTTCCATTGGGGGCAGCGGGTCAAGGGGCTCGTCGATGGTCGTCTCGTCATCGACCGGCACCGGAGCCGACGCCGGCGAAGCGGGCGGCGGCATCGGGGGCGCCGCCACCGATGCGCTCGACCTGGGACCGGTGAACATGGGCTGGTTGCCGCCGGGGATGGCGCCTGCGCTCAGCTCCCGCATGACCATTTTGGTGATCATGGTCAGCGTCTGCAGCACGCCCTGCCCCCGGGAGGCCACGGCCTCGATCGTGGGCAGGCCCAATGTGTTCACCGCGCGGTTGAGCTCTTCGAGCGTCATCGCGCCCTCGCGATCGCGCTTGTTGTACTGGATGAGGATCGGGATCTTCTTGGGATCGCGGCCGTGAACCTTGAGGTTCTCGATCAGGTTCTTGAAGGACTCGATGTTCTCGTTGAGATATTTCGCCTCGGAGTCGGCGACAAACACGATGCCGTCCGCGTTCTTGAGCACCAGCTTGCGCGTGGAGTTGTAGAAGATCTGGCCGGGTACCGTGTAGAGGTGGAAGCGTGTGCGCAAGCCGCGAACCTCGCCCAGATCCACCGGCAGGAAGTCGAAGAACAGGGTGCGGTCCTGCTCGGTCGAGAGCGTCATCAGCTCGCCCTTGTGCTCGTGCTTGAGCTTGGCATGGACGTACTGGATGTTCGTCGTCTTGCCCGAGCGCCCCGGGCCGTAATAGACGATCTTTGCGTTGATCTCTTTTGCTGCTGCGTTGATTTGTGCCATGGCTGCCGGGGCTACTTCTTCTCTTTTTTGCGCCGCTCTATCTCTTCACGGGTGGTGATGATGCGCTTGGCAGCCGTTCGCACGGCATTGGAGACGTTCTTGTTCTTCGAGAGCTCTTTCTGGTCCTTGGGATTGAGGAAGTTGAGCATCTTCATCGCGACATCGGGCGGCGAAGAAGGGTTCTCTGCGAGATGCTTCTTGATGGCGTAGTCCTTGATCCACTTCTTTGTCGATGCGATCTGGCGAAGGACCTGCTTGTCCACGTTGCGATTCTTGACGAAATCCTCGATCTCCGGGTCCTGGAGCTTCGGGCTCTTGAGCACCGCCATGCAGACCACGCGGTTGGAATCGAGGATCAGGTAGGCGCGCGCGGCCTTGTTGCCCAGCGCGGCCAGCTTGACCTTCTCGGAGGTCTTCATGCCTCCGATCATCGCCTGCAGGTTCTGTGACTTCTTGTGGTCTTCTTCCTCGGGGAAATCGTTGATGAGCTCATCGGGGAAGTCGTCTTCGTCTTCGAAGTCGCCGGCCTCGGCCATGCCGATGTCATCGGCTTCGATGAGCTCCATCGATTCGTCGATTTCGATTTCCTCATCGATCTCGACATCTTCGGCTGCAGCAGGGGCTTCTGTCTGCATCCCCAGGAAGTTGGTGCGGAACTCGATCACGCGGGCGCGCAGATCGGCTTCCAGCCTGGGGTTGGTGAGCAGCGCGCTGGTGATTTCCGGCGCGTCGAGCATGCGGCGCTGGTTCTCAATGATTGCGGCCTGGACGTGGCGGCCCCCCTGGGCGGCAATGCCCATCAGGGTTTCAACCGACGTAGCCGGATGGCGCGCAATGGCCTCACGGGTGTCGTCGTCGGTGCGAACCTCCGCGTAAAAGGCCAGGATTGCCTCGTCGGAGAGCTTTTGAAGCGCAGGCCTTACAAGATTGCCCGGGAGGTCGGCGATCGACTTGCGGGCGGTGCTGGAGACATCCTCTTCCGGGGCCTGGGCAAGGAAATAGTACACCAGCACCATCTGGTCCGGCGGAAGCGGAACGAGCCCGCGCGCGGCCATCAGCCGTTTTGGCGCGGGCACGCTCTCGGAGACAAATTTTTCCAGTTCGGCAGGGACGTTCATGGCCATCAGTGCCGCTAGTCTAGACGCTCAGGCGTCTGAATTGGAGAGGGGGAGAAAACCCCGATAAACCCTGTTCTGGCAGGCCTCAGCGGCCCGCGGCGACGTCTACTTCCACACCCGATTCGAGAATGCTTACCAGCGGCTTCTCCACCGCGGCGGCATTGTCATAGGTGCCCGCCCAGACCGTCCAGTTGGGCAGTTCCACGCGGGCATCGGTGAGTTCACCGATGAAACCGCTGTCGGAATTGGCCAGCCGGTCGGCATACTCGCGCCCCTTGGACTCGGTAAAGAACGAGCCCGCGTAGACCGCGTAGTTGCCCGGTCCGGACTTGATGATAAAGGCATCGAAGCCCGCGCGAATCAGCTTGCGATAAACGCTCTTGGCGCTGCTGGAACTGTCGTAATTGCCCACGTGCAGGCGGTGCATCTTCACGCTCGAGCGCGTCTCACGCACGATGGGCTTGAGCCCCGCCTTGCGGACGCGCTCCTTGGCCGCTTCCATGTTCTTGGGAACGACAAAGGTGCCTACATACAGGGAAAGCGGCGCCGAGAGGCTGCCGAGCTTGGTTCGGCCGTCGTCGGAGAGGCCGCCGCTGGCCGTGTCGTAGAGCTTGCTGCCCGCGAAGTGCTTGGTCGTCGGTGACTGGTCGAGATCGCCCAGACGCTCGACCTTGAGGTCCGGCGCCGGCGGCGGGGTCGAGGGAATGGCCGCGGGCTCATCGGGCATGATGTCTTCGGCGCTGATCATGGGCTCGGGCTCGGGGGCCTCGTCGCCGCCGAGGATGAACATGGCACCCACGCCGAGCAGCAGCAGCACTGCAATGGCGGCGCCTGCAATGATGATGACTTTCTTCTTGTCGCCGCCGCGCCGCTCGACCTGATCGGTAATCGGCAGGTCTTCGACCTGGGGCGGCATCTGCGAGGGGTCCTGACCGAGGGTCGATGCGAAATCGTCGACGCCGCCGGCATCGTCCATGGGCGGCGGGAATCCGCCGCCACCGGGCGATTCAAGCGGATCGGAAGCGGCGAAGGGCGCGTCCGAGGTGACGGCGTTGAAATCGTCCTCGTCGTCTACCGGAATGGGCAACGGATTGGGACCCGCGTCCTGGGATGCGAGGTCCGATGCCGGAGTGGGCTTGGCGAAATCGTCATCCGTGGGCGGCTGAAAGAAATCGTCCAGCGATGCTTCTTCAAATGGTTCGTCGGCCATGTGCTTGCCTTGCGTAGCGGATGGGGCTGTGTCCCACCGGCCAATTTGGTTCAGCCTCACCTCGACCGGTCGCCCCACCAGCGCGCCCAGTCGTGCGAGTCAGGAGCGGCCTCAAAGGTCGGCCAATCTGACTGCCGGAAACTTCAACGATTTTAGAGTATTACGGGTCCGCGTTTCTTGTCAAGCGACAGGTGCCCGCGCCCCCGGCCCCTTTATTCGTCGTCGTCGTGGTTGAGCTCCCACAGAATCTTCAGGCCCTGCAGTGTGAGGAAGGGTTCGACCCGCTCGATGGTTTCGGAATCGGCCGCAATCAGGTTGGCCAGGCCGCCGGTGGCGATGACTGCCGGCTCGGTGCCTGCCTCGTCGATCATACTGCGCACCACGCCGTCAATGAGGCCCACGTAGCCGTAGTAGATGCCCGACTGCATAGCGGCCACGGTGTTGCGGCCGATGACCTGCGGCGGCTTGGCGATCTCCACGCGCGGGAGCTTGCTGGCCCGCTGAAAGAGGGCCTCCACGGAAATCTGGATGCCCGGGGCGATGATGCCGCCGAAATACTCGCCCTTGGGCGTGACGTAGTCGAAGGTCGTCGCCGTCCCCAGGTCCACCACGATGCAGGCGCGCTTTTCGGCCTGGAAGGCGGCCACGGCGTTCACGATGCGATCGGCGCCCACTTCGCGCGGGTTCTGGTAGAGAATGGGCAGGCCGGTCTTGATTCCCGGCTCGAT
The Chrysiogenia bacterium DNA segment above includes these coding regions:
- a CDS encoding type III pantothenate kinase, with translation MLLVVDVGNTHTVFGLYDGEELAGHWRIATDAKRTTDETGILLREMFSFNKIDVSAIKGAIISCVVPPLLHTVTRMCERYFDFKPVVIEPGIKTGLPILYQNPREVGADRIVNAVAAFQAEKRACIVVDLGTATTFDYVTPKGEYFGGIIAPGIQISVEALFQRASKLPRVEIAKPPQVIGRNTVAAMQSGIYYGYVGLIDGVVRSMIDEAGTEPAVIATGGLANLIAADSETIERVEPFLTLQGLKILWELNHDDDE